CTTGATAGCAGTTTCTTTTTCTTCTATGGTTTTGTGCGCTTCTTCCATTTTTTCAACGGCTTCATCTGATTGTTCTTCCTTGCCGTCTTCTTCGGCTCTAAGCGCCTCCTCTGCTGCTTTTCTAGCTTCTTCCTCGGCTTTGCGCTTTTCATCTTCCAATCGTTTCTGCTCGGCTATCCTAAGGCGTTCCTGCTCGTCATCGTAAGCTACTAACATTGAATTGAGTAACCTTTTTATTTTTTCAACACCGTCTTTAGCTGGTTTGAATTCAGAATTCCATTGCTTGACCAATTCGTTCAAAGGTTTCACAATCATTGTCCGAAAAGTTTCAATGTCTTTTTCTCGTTTCTTGATCTTTTTTAGTATGTCGCAAAAATACGCATATTCTTCGGCTGTATTTATTTTCTTGTCAAGCAACCTCTGCGCCATTTCCGGCAATCCTTGAGAAAGTGCCACTAATTTTTTATTTTTGTCTTCTTCTAGGACTTGTATATCAAACATCATTTTGTTTTTTCTCCTAAATCATTCGCCTTTAATGATTATGAAATTAAATCGTCAAGCAATCCCTTGTTCTTGTTTGCTTCAACGGCTTTAGCATCGGCTTGTTTCATTTCTTCGACCTTTTTATCCATATCCAAGTGATTCACCGCTACCAATTCATCATCATCGTCATTTCCGGTAACGACTGTTTGCTTTGGTTTTTCCGGAACGCTAGGCATATCTTCCGGCTCAAGACCTAAAGCGCCGGTGATTTCTTCTTTATTCTCTACCTTTTTAATTGTCATAACTCCGTTATTTTCTGCAACTTCTGTATCAACAATTTCTTTTTCTTGATCTAACTTCTCGATTATTTTATCGTTTTTTTCGCTTAAACTTTCTTCCGGTTCGAGAATTGCTTGTCCCTGGGGACTAGAAACTTCTCTCGAACTTTCTGCTTCTTCTCTAGCATTTTTTGAACCTACGCCTGTCCCGCTTAAAACTTGATCAGCCCGTTCGTTCTCAATTTCTTCTTTCTTTTTAGCTTCATCAAGAATTGCCTGTGCTTTGGCTAACTTATCACGCCTTGAAATTTTATTGCCGGAATTATCTGTTTCGGCATAATCTTGAGAAACTTCAACAATACCGCTAACCGGTCCCAAAACATTAGGGATATAGGTTGAAATTATCAACGAAAGCACATTATAACGCATCTTTTTGATTCGGTTTATGCCTTCTTTCCAACCGACTTTTTCTTTATTGTAACTGTCTTTTGTGTAACCTGATTTGACAGCATCTTCATATTTGAAGTCCTCTGTATAATCTTCATTTGGGATTACTTTTCCTTCTTCGTCTTCCTTCCAAACTCTGGCTTTACAATGTGTCTGGTCTTCTTCTAAAAACTTGAATTTGTATTCGTGTTTTTTTAATCTATTAGGAACTGCTGCGCCCCAAATATTCAAAGCACCATTTACGATATAAATTGATCTTAGTGCCTCGACCCAATTCATATCCATCATCGCACCGGCTTGCATAATCATAACTGCTTGACCTGCCGTTGTAATACCCTTAGGCAAAGCATTATCCTTGAGCATATCGTTAGCGATGTATTTCGCCTGCATATACGCTTGAGGATTCAAGAAGCTACTTGCTGGGCTTCTCATTATGCTAAATTTACCGCCCTCTTGCTCGACTGGCAAAAGTTCATTTGTTTCTTCTTTTTCGTTCACGAAAACCGCCTCTCTTTAAAAATTAGTTTCTTAATACAGTTTTATTTTATTCTTTTTGTTTTATTTTGTCAAACTATAACTTTTGTCTGCTGTCTAGCTCGATAATTTTAGAACCGATCATTTTATAATACGAATTTTTTTTTCCCTGAATTTCCGTATAATCTTCTTTGTCTAATTGCCCTCTTGTGATCTTGAAGTAAAGTGCGTAGTAGCCCAAACCCTTAATCCAATGATTGTCGCCGATCTCTTTGAGAGTGTAATAAGTGTCCGGTTCTATCAAACTCTTTGGCATATTATAAGTTACTCTCTTTTTTCTTCCTGCCATTTTATTTTTCTCCGCCCCTCCGACTTTTATAAGTTGTAATTGATTGAAATGTAAAGTGCGAATAATATTACCCCTACCGTGAACACGATCCCGAAAGCAGCGCCGGCATAGAAAGAAATGTGCTGTTTAATTTTATGCTCGTATCTTTCTTTAAAGATTAAATCAGCATAAAAAACGCAAATTTCCGCCTTTGTCCTTTGTTTTATATCAATCTTCTGCATTATTTTTTCGCTTTCTTGTCATCGTTGCGCCAATCATTCATCAAACTTAAAGCGCTACAATAAGTAAAAGTTAAATTCTTGCTAGGAATATAAACGCTGATACGATAAACGAACCCGAACAATTTACCTTTTTTGAACTCAAGCACTTTCACTTTGTAGAAACAACCTTTGCGCAAATTCTGTAATCTAGGTATAGTTCCCACATACCTTAAACGCATCTCCTTTTGAATTAAATTCTCCACGCTCCCCTCACTTTCTCCCTTTCGGGTTAAATTATTTATCTAAATACTTTTGATATCTTCCGTTGATATAGTCCGACCAAGCGCCGAATCCTTGCCAACTTTTGAATATTTTATGTGCGACCTGAATATTTATTTCTCCATTTTGCAACGATTTAATTTTTTCATCTCTTGTTGCGCCTGGTATCTTGTCGGCGTTCCAATCAACATTTATCTGACACCAGCCAATATCAGCCGTTTTGTCCTTGTTCATAGTGTCTTGAATATCTTTTTCGTTTTCGGCTCTGTTTTCACTTCTGCAAATTGCTTTCATTATGCGGGCATCTTGCGGGGCAAAATACTTGTCAATCATCTTATCTCGTGGGGTTCGATTATCTACTTCCGGTATTTTTGGCGGTTCTGATACTTTGACCGGTTCAGAAGTCGGCGCTTTTGCCTCTACAAGGACGGCAGGGGCGCTTTCCTTCTTTGACTTAGGTTTTGGTTGATTGTGTTGATAGCAGACAATCCAAAGCCCATAAATGAGCCAAACAATGAATCCTATCTCTACAAAGTAATTCAAAGCCGTCTTTTTATTCTTTTTTTGATAGTGATTTACACGAATGTGCATTTCCCCTCACTTTTTAATGATTATTGGATACTTCCTAAAATTCCAATCAATAACAGAACGGCGCAAAAACCAAGTTTAACAAAACCAACAAAGCCGATTGATCGGACAAAGCCAGTTCGTCTTCGGTTTATTCTAGGATCAGAACCTTCATAAGTGACGATTTGTTTTGAAAATCTTTCGTCCTTATTGGCGATTTCTGTTCTAGGATTCATACCGTAATTGTGATTGATTTTAATTTTCATAATGATTTGGTTTAATATTTCGTAACTATTTTATTATATTCTTTTTTATTCTTTTTGTCAATAGCTTCCTGTTTTTCTTGCTTCTTATCTTTCCGTTCGGCTCTATTTTAGGGCAAGTTAAATGTTCGTGCGTTCCATTGCCAAAATCTCGGCATATCTGCGGGCGTTGTTCATAAATTGCGCAACTATTTTCTAATGTCAAAAAACAACAACTAATATCTTCCGTAACCGGTATAATAAAATCTTCTCCGAATGAACTAACTTCTCTTTCTGACACTATCGGTCTTTGCTTAAACTTTAAAACACTTTGATAAAATACTTTTTCAAATGGTATTGGACCGCAACAATCAGCGCATTTTAGTTTTTTGCAATTAAAATCACACATTATTTTTTCCTTAATAAATCAAGAAATTGTTCCTTTTTCTTGCAATCTCTGCACCTTCTGCTCCAACCCCAAACAAAACCTCCGGTGTATTCCCAATCGTGTTTACCTAAAAAGCAACGAATTTTAATCATTATTTTTTTCATCATCATTCTTTCTATAAAGAAATTCGCACCAACGCCAATGCTTGACAGCCGTGACAGGAAAGCCCCATTTATTGACAAGGGTTCGGGCTGTGCAAGTGCAAAATGGAAATACAACTCTTTTACTCATATTGTTCAAATTCCTCTCTCTGTTGGCAAGCATTAATATTTTCTTGTTCGATTTCTTTTAATTGTTCGCTTCTTAATTCTTCGGTTGATTTTTCTTCATCAGGTAGAACCGGCACAATATGACACGGACAACGCCTAACAGACAATGATTCAATTCTTTCTTCTTCTGTTTCTTCGTAACTGAATTTTGGCAACGTGCTGAATGTTTTCTTGCACTCGCAACAAGTATAAGTGTAATGACTGCCCTGATCGTTATTAACAAATTGAGTTTTCTTTTTGCAATTAGGACATTCTTCTTCTGAATAAAAATTGCTCATTTTAATACTCCTCAGCAAGCATTATAGTAATAATTCTTACGCAAGCGGGGTCGAGCGGGTCAATTCCGCCTATCAAGTCCGGCGCATAATAATCAATCTTCCAAAAAACTTTAGTTCCTTTTATATTTCGGGACTTGTCCTCGCCGAAATTGATTGAACCAAAATCGTGCTCGCCGTAGGGGTCGTTTTCTTCTGTGAATGTATTAAAATTAGCGATCTCCGTTAACAAAGCTCTTGGGTCTGGGAATTTGTCTTGTATTCCGAAAGTTGTTACTGATGGTTGAAATCCTGTCGGCAACAATCTTCTTGCTTTGTCATTTAATTCTGCAACTTTACTTGAACCGTCTTTAATTTCGTTCATTTCTTCCCTTCCCTAAAATCTTTTAGTGCTAATTTAATAACCGAAAATGCATCTTCTAAAACGCTGGCGCCGAGTTTTAATTTATTGTATTCCTAGATGTGTGATTCCAGCGCTAATTTAGTTGCAACCGCTTGCTCAATCGTCATTTCAATTTTTATTGTGTTTTTCATATTTTTATTTTAATTTATTTTGATTTATTTTGTCAATACTTATTTCTCAACTTCTCTTTTTTTGATCTGTCACTTCGCTTAATATCATAAATATATAAATATTGATAACCTGGCAAATAATCCCAATTCTGCCAATGCTCTAAAATGTTTAACCTAATGGCTTCTTCCTTTGTCATTTCTAAACCAGTTGCAGGATCAATTCTTGAAAAAGGATAATGAGTTTTTTCAACGAAAGCGAAATTAGCGCCCTTGTAACAAATGCCGATTCCATTTTTAACGCCGTCCCCATAAGTGAATATGTGTCTTAATTCGGGAAATTGTTTTCTTATGCATTTGATTGTCAAAGAGATCGCACGGCTTTCTGAATTCTTTGGAAGATCATCGCTCAAGTGCATTCTTAAAAGTTCTACAAATTTACCTTTTACTATTTTTTTAAATCTTCCGACATTCCAACATTCTCCGTAAATTAAAACGCCGGATAATTTTTCTTCCTGATAAATTCCAAAACTGATTAAGATATCTCCTTTGAAATTATGCAAATAATGTTCCCTGACGATATAGTGAATCGCCATTTGATTATCAATAGGTTTTACTGTGAAATTAAGCATAGTTTTTTACTTTTCAATCTTTGCTATTCTTTTATATCCGTGTTTAACAAAATCGTGTATCCAAATCAATTTTTTTGAACTATGATTTTTGCCGCAAGGTTGCAATCTAAAATGACCTGAAACCTCAAAATCTCCATTGTGAATAATTGTCCTGAACCAAGTGCTATCAATTATTTCAATATCTGTTCTTATGTCTGTAACAATTTTTTCATTTCCAAAATATGCCTTTCTCTTACCCTTTCCAGCGTTCATAATAATTTTTTCGGTCTCTGCAAATTCAATAAATGAAGGAAGGGCTGCAGCAAAACTTAAAATAAAATTTGAGTATTTACTTTCGACTAAAGATTTTTCAAGTTCTGTTTCCTTATTAAAAGTTTTAGAATGTTGTGTGAGAGTCAATGGTATTTTTTCTTCGGCAGGAAGAATAAATTCTTCTCCCGCTAAAACGATTGTTCCTTTCTTAGCCATACAAACAAAAATGTTATTATTTTTCATTTTCGCAATACCGATCATAATTTTTTCATAAAAATACCAACAAGTTTCAATTTTTGCTTCGTTTGATAATAATGCTAACTGATCAAACAATTTTTTCTTAACAATATAGTCAGTAATCGTTTTCCTGACAACCCTATATTTACAGCATCGTTGTAATTCGTTCAGAGCATCTTGGCATTCATTGTCATTATTAACAAACTCTAAAACTCCTTTAGTAATAGTGAATGGTCTATTTTCTAGGTTTGGATAATCTGATTGCTTTATTTTCATATTAACCCTGCTTCCTTTTTCATTTGGTCTAATTTTTCTAAATTTTTATAATTTATTTTTTGATTTTCCCTGTTTATATTGGTTATTAAAGAATGGTTATAATTGGTTATAGGCGAGTTCAATTTGGTATCATTTTTGATACTACTAATGGTATCATTTTTGATACTACCTAGTATCTTTTTTGATACTATTTTCGGTATCCAATTTGATACTACCCAAGTTTCATAATCCTTGTTAAATTCATAGTCGTTTTTGTTCTTTTCTTTATGAATGATTAAGATGTTTTTTTCAGATAAAGATTCAGAAGCCCGCAACGCTGAAATTCTTTTTAAAGCCGTCCCTTCGCAAATCTTTTTAAATCCAAGTCCGCCGGTGCGCTTTTTATTCCAACCCCAAGACATACGAATTATGAAACGCAAAAATCTCCACTCACTACCGCTAAGTGGTAAAGTGCATAATTGATCTTCAAGTTCTGTAGCAACTCGAATGTGTCCGTTTTCTGCCTGCGGATTAGCCATTTTCCCCTCGCTCTATTTGATAATAGAATTTCAGGAGCGTTCGTTCCCATACGGCGTGATTGTTTCCGTGATTAGTTTTGGTTGACCACTTACCGCCGTTGATTTTGTTTATGAGTGTTAAAATAACACCCGAATCTTTGGAACGCCAGCGCTGACCTTTTTTGAACCTTATATTACAATCTTTCATAATCCCCTCCCAAGGATAATAAAGAAGAGCCAACCGATGCAGTCAGTTAGCTCTTCAGATATTATAACAATTGTTTGCTTTTATGGCGACTGCATTTCGCTAATTTCATTATGCTCCAATTTTTTAAAAAAACAAAATAAATAAAAAGTATGTCGAAAAAATCAATTACTGTGTCGCCTTTTTTTATAAAAATATGCCCTCCGGACGGCAAAGGACATATTGAAATATATGTTTTGAGATTAAATTTTTAATGTGCGCCGTCCTATGTATTTTTGAATACAACATATGTGAAGGCGGGAGAAGGTTAGCCACGGGGGGACAAATTGTCCCCACCTAACCCAATACTGGGATATTGCCGGCAAGTCCCTTCTCCCAAAGTGTTATCGTGTATGCGGTATTATTAACCGCTCAAGACGCTCCAAACGCCTTTCTTGATCTTTTACGAACCGATCCCGCCATTCCGGCGTTGTCCACTCCATTATAATGATAGCGATTGCTTCTTCTGGCGTGGCATTGTCGAATATAGTGTGATACGCTTCGTGCTTCTTGACATCCTTTTCAAGAAGATTGGTGCTGTCGGTCTTACCCCCGCGACTGCGCGGAACGCAATGATGCTTATTCTTTCGTCGTTTCATTTACGCCACTCTCCTCGATCCAGAGTTCTTCTTCAATGGACGTAACTACAACCCTGACTACAAAAGAAAACCCGTGGCAGTTCGGACAACAACGCCTTTTGAGCGTTTTGCCTTCTACGGTTACTCGAACCATTGTGATGATTGCGCCTCCACAGAAAGGACAAACCGGTTTTACTTCCAAGCGATCACCCCCTTGGTTAAGAACTCATAGTTACACAGATTTGCAAAATTTTTACTTATCTGTGTAATATACAAAAACTTAATTTTTTTATGTCGGTTATAGGTTTATTGATTCTACCGCTACTGTCGGATCATCATCATAATAAACTCGCAAATTACGGGTATAAACATTAACGCCGAATGAAGCGGTTTTGACTTTCAATATCAGTTGTTCATCCAATCCCCAATCACGAATAATATCGTCGGTGAATGTGGCATAGGATGACGAAGTCGTTGTATGTTCTGGTCCTAATGCAACGCCGGATTGATTGATAAGTTGACCCGTGACGGTAGTGCCAGCAGTCGCCGCTTTAAGGTCGAATCTAACCCTAATAGAACCATTTAAACCGTGAGGAAATTGCATTCCTTTTATATTAAAATAACCAGCTGAAGTGCTAAATCTTTCTTCATCGTGATGATTTTGTAGAGTGTCAGAGGCAACTTTGCGTATAATATGTGGAAGTTCAATTTTATCACCACAATATATACCACTTCGATCTAATCTTGCTTTTATAATGCCAGCGGAATTGATGAATTGTGCCATTAACCTATCAACATATACTCTTTCAGAAGTAGAGGAATAACCTTCGTGAATTCTATCGAGTTGAATCTGACCTTCTGATATTGCCAGAATATTATACGTGTAGTTAATGATCTTAATAGAGTCATTTATATGGAGTCTTGGCGTAGCAGATAGAAAACTGTCCCCAGCGTTAGTCGGCGTAATAATATCGCTTCCATTAGTAACCGTAACAATAATATCGCTTAAACCTGAATTTTTAAGTCTTAGAGCAGAGGAAACATTTTGGACGTTAGCCATAGCTGGATTTTCTGAAACGTCAGAACTAGCTCCTATCATAATACCCCTAGGGAAATTATAATCGGTTGATCCACCGAAGAGACCGGGTCCTATTCCTGGAGCACTAATATTCTTAATGCCAGAACCGTCAGGGCATATAATTGAAGCAACAGCTAGGGTGAGTGATCCATTTGAATTTACGGTTCCATCTGGACTTGGCGCTCCTAACACTATCTTTGGTTCTCCTCCATTATTGGGATCAGAAATATACCAAACCCCAACTGGACCTCCGTCAGTAATCATATATTGTTGATCTTGCCCCAAATAAACGATTGGGATACAAACTGCCTCTCCTTCATTTCCGCCGTTGTGAACTAGATACCCGTCGGCATAATAGATATGGTAATTATCAAGCTCGATGCCATAGATGTTTCTATCTTCTCGGATAATTTGTTTTGTCTCTATTGTTTCAGTGCCATTATTAATTTTTAGTTCATCTCCGATTTCAAGACGGAAAGCTGACTTCTTTTCTCCGTTTGAAAGAATAAAAAAGTGGAAAAAACTACAACGAATTTTGTCGTTTATTAGATAATAGACAGGAGTAGTTTTTTGATAGTTATCGGTTATTGTGGCGGTTACTGGTTGATTGGTTTCAAGGTCATAAGAATTAACAACATCACCGACTTTAAGTTCTTCAATATTTTTCTCTCCGTCGGGAGTTGAAACTTTCGTCCCTTCTAAAAGAGAATAGCCTCCTTCAATCAAAGACTGTCCTGGTCTAACATATAGTGGAGCAGTGTAATTACTTCCATTGGGATTGTAGGGATAACCGCCGTCAGAACGAACTCCGTGGACACCCATATCCACGCTATTAGATGTCCCCGTCAGGGGAAGATAATTTGCCAATGACGCAACAGTGGTATAAAGAGTATCGAAATATGTCTTGAGGGCTGACTTGATACCAGACCAAGGAGATTTTTTGATTACGTTAGAATCCTCCGAGTCCATAATGGGTATCATATCGGAGTTAGCAGGGGTGAACTTAGCAGTAGCGCTATTTATCTTGCTCCCCAATGAAATTGGTGTCTCGTCACCGGAGTTTGTATTGGACGTGTTACCAATGACTGTCTTTTGAGCGTCAGTAACATATCTCTTGTCAGAGGAATCACTGATGTCTGCGGTTGTTGCGTTATGTGGGTTTCCAGATGACTGTGAATGATCATATGCCGTTTTGCCTCGATCGCCTCGGTATGCCGTGCCAGATGTCTCTCCGATAGCAAGAGAAGGATCAAGAACACCGTATGCCGTGCCAGTCCACCGATAGGTCAGATTGGTATCTTTTGCTACATAAATCTTGCCGTCTTCGCCGGTAACGGGAAATGCTGCCAAGTTTGCATAGGAAAGAACATCATCAACAAATGAAGGTAATTGATTCGCAGGGACTAATCCACCGACTAAATCCGCCTTACTATTAAGCGCAGTCTGCTGCGCAGTTGAAACCGGCTTGTTCACATCTGAAGTATTGTCAACATTAGTCAATCCGACATCGCTTTTCCCTATTGGGATTCCTCCGATGCGATAAACTTGACCAGTGGCAATGTTTACATCACCGCCAAAAATATCAAGTAGGTATGCCGGAGAAATCATATTGATGCCGATGAACCCTACCGTGGCATCGTTTTTTGAAGAGATAAATAAACGGTCTTTTATTTGAGTTCCAGCCTTACCCGTTCTCAACGAAATTCCAGTGTCTGAGTAGTCTGAAATTCTAAATGGTTTTGATGATCCAGTGCCGGCGTGATGAGAAAGTTCGTCAGAAGTAGTTGATGTTTCGATGGCGAAATATTGTGTCAAACTTCTAGCCCATTTTGAAATTCCAGTTCCTTGATTAACCGTAACCGAACCATCAGTATTTTTCTTCTGATAATTGCTTGCAATTTCATTGATTGCATTAACAATGTTGTCTTTGGCTGTAGTTAATAGATTAGCCAAAATACCGACCAACCCGACAGCGGTGCCAGGTGTTTCAAAATCAACCCCGCTTTGGGCTTGTGCAACTTTTCCGTCTTTTCCTTTCAATATGCCTGAAATACTTGAATCTGTTGAGGTTGAAACTTGATTGGGACCCGCTTCGCCGGTTGCACCCTTGAGGTCAACGGCAATATATTCTTCTTGACCTTCAATCCTCACCCCTAATTGAGTGCCTTGCCATTGAAATTCTAACCCTAAACCGGTATCGCCTTTGTCGCCTTTATTTCCTTGCGCACCTTTTGTTAAACCGGCATCAATTTCGGTCTG
Above is a genomic segment from Candidatus Cloacimonas sp. containing:
- a CDS encoding Hint domain-containing protein; this translates as MAEQNIEIDVINDPIIEISVSKEEPDITIEMTEAVPGPKGDEGLSVTGAEINNQGRLIVFLSDQTEIDAGLTKGAQGNKGDKGDTGLGLEFQWQGTQLGVRIEGQEEYIAVDLKGATGEAGPNQVSTSTDSSISGILKGKDGKVAQAQSGVDFETPGTAVGLVGILANLLTTAKDNIVNAINEIASNYQKKNTDGSVTVNQGTGISKWARSLTQYFAIETSTTSDELSHHAGTGSSKPFRISDYSDTGISLRTGKAGTQIKDRLFISSKNDATVGFIGINMISPAYLLDIFGGDVNIATGQVYRIGGIPIGKSDVGLTNVDNTSDVNKPVSTAQQTALNSKADLVGGLVPANQLPSFVDDVLSYANLAAFPVTGEDGKIYVAKDTNLTYRWTGTAYGVLDPSLAIGETSGTAYRGDRGKTAYDHSQSSGNPHNATTADISDSSDKRYVTDAQKTVIGNTSNTNSGDETPISLGSKINSATAKFTPANSDMIPIMDSEDSNVIKKSPWSGIKSALKTYFDTLYTTVASLANYLPLTGTSNSVDMGVHGVRSDGGYPYNPNGSNYTAPLYVRPGQSLIEGGYSLLEGTKVSTPDGEKNIEELKVGDVVNSYDLETNQPVTATITDNYQKTTPVYYLINDKIRCSFFHFFILSNGEKKSAFRLEIGDELKINNGTETIETKQIIREDRNIYGIELDNYHIYYADGYLVHNGGNEGEAVCIPIVYLGQDQQYMITDGGPVGVWYISDPNNGGEPKIVLGAPSPDGTVNSNGSLTLAVASIICPDGSGIKNISAPGIGPGLFGGSTDYNFPRGIMIGASSDVSENPAMANVQNVSSALRLKNSGLSDIIVTVTNGSDIITPTNAGDSFLSATPRLHINDSIKIINYTYNILAISEGQIQLDRIHEGYSSTSERVYVDRLMAQFINSAGIIKARLDRSGIYCGDKIELPHIIRKVASDTLQNHHDEERFSTSAGYFNIKGMQFPHGLNGSIRVRFDLKAATAGTTVTGQLINQSGVALGPEHTTTSSSYATFTDDIIRDWGLDEQLILKVKTASFGVNVYTRNLRVYYDDDPTVAVESINL
- a CDS encoding YkgJ family cysteine cluster protein produces the protein MCDFNCKKLKCADCCGPIPFEKVFYQSVLKFKQRPIVSEREVSSFGEDFIIPVTEDISCCFLTLENSCAIYEQRPQICRDFGNGTHEHLTCPKIEPNGKIRSKKNRKLLTKRIKKNIIK
- a CDS encoding replication protein; this encodes MANPQAENGHIRVATELEDQLCTLPLSGSEWRFLRFIIRMSWGWNKKRTGGLGFKKICEGTALKRISALRASESLSEKNILIIHKEKNKNDYEFNKDYETWVVSNWIPKIVSKKILGSIKNDTISSIKNDTKLNSPITNYNHSLITNINRENQKINYKNLEKLDQMKKEAGLI
- a CDS encoding DUF3768 domain-containing protein; translated protein: MNEIKDGSSKVAELNDKARRLLPTGFQPSVTTFGIQDKFPDPRALLTEIANFNTFTEENDPYGEHDFGSINFGEDKSRNIKGTKVFWKIDYYAPDLIGGIDPLDPACVRIITIMLAEEY